The Nerophis lumbriciformis linkage group LG09, RoL_Nlum_v2.1, whole genome shotgun sequence nucleotide sequence gtatatatctgtatcatgaatcaatttaagtggaccccgacttaaacaagttgaaaaacttttattttttattatacatttattggtcaattgtacggaatatgtacttcactgtgcaacctattaataaaagtctcaatcaatcaatcaaaatgggacttaaatgcgtCCACTgagcatttatgactttttatctcataattttgacttttcaaTCACATAATTACGACTTTATctccttattttgactttttatctcatttcgactttttatctcatcatttcgactttcttatctcagaATTTCAACATTTTCTCTCAGAATTTCATCTTTCTATCTGATATTTATGACTTTCTACTTCATGGTAATGACTATTTATCCtataatttggacttttttgtctcatattttcaactttttatttcatcatttcaattttcttatctcataatttcgactttttacctTATAATCATGAGTTACGATACGGGTATTGTTTTTTTCAGTAGTGTAAACAGGCTTGCATAGAAACGAGTCATTAGAATGTGTAAGTGTGCCTAATATTGCGACCAGTGAGTGTGTTAGTATGCATGCTTcaacatgtacagtacatatggTCTTGCACGTTCATATAATAGTGTACTGTAAATCAAAACTTGTAGTAGGTGAGTGTGGTCTGCATCTGACAGTTTCAGTTGGCCTTATTTCCCCAGTATGAGTTTATGTTGCAGCCAAGCCCCCATATTTGAGTCTCCAGCTTTGTTCCACTGCTTACTGCAAGCCTTTCCTAGCAGAAAGACGACTTCTGCGATGTTGAGCAGGATACAAACGCCCGACACAGCCAGCATGAACACGGTGAAGACGGTTTTCTCCGTCGGCCTGGAAACAAAGCAGTCCACTGTGTTGGGACAGGGGTACGAGTCACATTTGACCAGGCGGATCATCTTGTAGCCGGGGTAGATCATGTAGAAGATGTACATGAAGGTCACCTCAAATGTGACCCTGAACAGCAGGCTGATGACATACGTCCACCAGAGGGCGCCCGTGATTCTCATCTTCTGGGTCTTAATCTGCTCCAGGTCTTTGGGGTTGCTCTTCCCTGACAACGTGTAGAGCCTCTTGTCCACATGGCGACGATGGGCCACGTGCATGGCGACCAGAAGGGCGGGCGTGGAGACCAGGATGAGCTGCAGGGCCCACAGGCGGATGTGGGAGATGGGGAAGAAGTGGTCGTAGCAGACGCTGTTGCAGCCCGGCTGCTGGGTGTTGCAGGTGAAGCCCGACTTCTCGTCCCCCCACACACTCTCTGCTGCCACCACCAGCACCAGGATGCGGAAAATGAAAAGCACTGAGAGCCAGATGCGGCCGATTCCTGTGGCGTGTCTGTTGACGCCGCTGATGACAGCATAAAATGAGGCCCAGTTCATTTTTTGTTCCGGGTCTGAAAGACAGAAAAAACTGTTTCAGCCCTTCTCTTGGATCAAGTAGTCCATTTTTTCTTCTGGGATTTAGGTTATGCATGACCTTTCATGGAACATTTGCTTGTATTTTCTTTATTAGAAATGACAGTAACACTTTagtagacttagacttcgacttcctttttattgtcatttaaatttgaactttacagcacagataagaacgaaatttcgttacataagctcatggtagtgcaggataaaaaagcaataaggtatatatataaataaataaatatatataaataacatataaatatatatataaaataaataaatatatataaatatatatagatacataaatagattactgtactgataaatatattgcactttttcacatgtgtccacgtttatggatgtatgttatattgtcttttttattccagtgagttaatccattttggggggagttgaggtgaTAATGtatgtatggggaacatattcaccactattgagttgcttattaacaggcaaataagtaacatattgactcttaattagtcattattaagtacttattaatgccttattctgcatggccttattatacaaccagtaagccggtaacactttagtatggggaacatattcactattactaaccctaaccataaccctaactctaacccgaaccctaaccctctaaccctaaccaaataactctaaattaagtctttgttactttgaatatcttcccctagtgtccaaataactctacattaagtctttgttacttagaatatgcacCTTTTTACTGAAATGACAAATGACAATCCTTCATTGTGCCATTATAAATTTGAAACATAACATGACATAAATtaacaacagatagcatacagtgcatccggaaagtattcacagcgcttcacattttccacattttgttagttACAGTGTGATTCCAGAATGGAATAcgtttatttttgtcctcaaaattctacacaaaataccccaaaattacaattttaaaatgttttttagagCTTTATGAaatgtaataatactaaaaaaaaatcacatgtacataagtattcacagcatttgctcggtcatttgttgatgcacctttggcagcaattacagcctcaagtcttttcgaTACGATGCCACAACATTGGCACACCTATTTttaggcagtttcgcccattcttctttgcagcacctctccagctccatcaggttggatgggaagtgtcagTGTGCAGCTATTTTCAAGTCTGTCCAGAAATGTTCGATGACATTCAAATCTGTgctctggctgggccactcaagacatttacagagttgtcctgatgCCATTactttgatatcttggctgtggGCTTAGGATCGTTATCGTGCTGAAAGATGAACTGTCGCCCAAGTCTGAGCTCAAGAGCGCTGTGGAGCAGGATTTCGTCCAGGGAAAGTCaagcacaaatacaaatagacggagtagacattgaaagggtaaaataaaacacattttgggtgtaataatagaactGGAATTCCCATGGAAAAATATACAacttaaagtagcaagaaacacgacaataatgaattaagcaaaatatgttctggaccaaaaatcacttcatattctctactgctcgctagtgttaccatatttgagtTATGGTGCAGAAATatagggaaacaactacaaatgtgaacGTCATTCACTAAATACaataaagatcagttagaataatacataatgttggatatagagaacatacaaaccctttatttattgaatcaaaaatattgaaatcatcgacttggtgcatttgtaaacagataaaattatgtacaaagcaaactataacctgctacccaggaatgtacaacaattcttctcaacaaaaaatgAGAAAtaaaaccttagagaaaaatctaatttaaaacatttgtatgcacttaCAAAacctaagacctttagcatatccgtatgtggaattaaattaaggaataaattaagcaaagaaattaaacaaagcaccaatatgattcagttttaataactgttcaaactacaagtgttcacaaagtacagataacaattattatatacattatgAACCCAAGGTGAACCATaaattacttaactatttatttatgacaacttaaatttttgtgtacatgttatatgtctaatatttatttatgtattcaatatttgtttacttacttatagtATATTAATCtatttactcatttatttatccactgttctgttacaaatagAGAACAAACAAATGGAATAAAACAGCTATGGTACGAAAAGGGGTAGTGTCAAATAAgcgctgcttcttcctactccttttcggtaatgaaacaactggaaatatgtgatgtcatgtaattgtattgtatgcattttTGAAATACTgaaaaatgactgacagactgacTTATGTCTCTGTACATCGCTGCATCCATATTTCTCTCTATCCTgattagtctcccagttcctgccgctaaaaacgatccccacagcatgatgtgccaccaccatgcttcactggagGGATGgtgttggcctggtgatgagcggtgcctggtttcctccaaacatgatgcctggcattcacgccaaaaagTTCAATCTTTGTCCCATCAGACCTgatcattttgtttctcatggtgtgaaagtctttcaggtgcattgtgCACTTCCATCTgtccactataccatacaggcctaactggtggattgctgcagagatgttgtccttctggaaggttttcCGCTCTCCCCAAAAGAATGCTGTAAGTCTgaaagagtgaccatcgggttcttggtcacctccttaACTAAGGCCTTTCTCCCCCAGTTTAGACGGCCGGCCAGCTTGAGGAAGAATAATTTTGGTTCCAAACGTTTTCCGTTTACAGATgttggaggccactgtgctcattgggaccttcaagggagcagatatttttctgtaccctcATCCAGATTTGTGCATTAAGTAAGTCCTATCTATTaaggtctacagacaattcctttgaCTTAATTCTCAGCTTTTGCTCTGCGATGCTTTGTCAAGTATTGGACCTTAAATATAGACAGGTCTTTTCAAATAATTCCCAACCAACTAAaattaccacaggtggactccaatagggctgtaggaacatctcaaggaggATCAGTTGAAACAGGTTGCACCTATTATGTGTAAAACTTTGGGGACAAAAATGAACTTATTCCATTTtttaataaggctgtaacataacaaaatgtggaaaaagtgaagccctgTGAATCATTTCCAGATGCACAGTGACATATCATAAAGTACcatgacataacataacataacataaccatcaatccatccattttctaccgcttgtccctcttggggtcactGGGGTCACTGGGgggctgtagcctatcccagctgcactcgggtacaCCCTACAAAAGTCATAACGAGTGTTGGGAAAAATACTTACAAGTATAGTTACTACTTTCTTTCCAAATAAACTATTTATTCAATAATGGAATTGCAACCTAAATGTGAGTGATTCCCAAGAACAAACGTAAATAAAGTAAACAAAGTAATTATTTCATTACTTTTTTGAAAACGTGCCACATTTCACTGCAAGTAACAACAACGGCGTTGTAATGTTTGAaacagtaattaattagattattcGTTTCTACAGAACAGTAACGTCTTGAGTACAGTTACTTTGTAACGCCATTATTTTCAACATGACTACAACATAACGTAACATTACGTAACATaccgtaaaacaaaacaaatcaacGCAGTTTAACATAACATTACACAAATTAGTATACCATAAAACTAACATACTTTAATTGTATGACGAGAAACATAACATGCCATAACACTGCTATAATATAGCATGTTTTATAGGTTAACAtactgtaacacaacacaaattaacacaaataaaccaaaaattaaaCAACACAAATTACCAGAACATAAGATAAAGTTGATGTTATGCACACAACACATATCCATAGATTAAAAGTCAATATAAGTAGTTATATAAAACTAAATCACTGCAGAACCcaatttaaaatgttaaaattgtgcatCAATTTTGCACAAAGTATGCATGTGAGAGTTGTTACCAGGTTCAGCAGGCGGCGTAAGAGGCATATGAGGCAGCGAGGAGCACACTATTGGCCCACTATCTTGGCATGGATGACTGCCCAAATGATGGGGGGCATTTTTACCCTCCTCTGTATTTGGCAGACCCCTTATGAGAGACCTGGCACCGTGTGTCATGTGACACGTTCCTGCCAGTCGCCACAATGCGGCCTACAAACTGAGTAAATGCATTGCAAAAGTACCTCAGACAGAATAGTGTGCACAGTGCATGCGATTAGCAAACATTCAAACAGCAAGTAGAATGTCCTTACCTTTAGTTGAGGCTTAcaaaaaataacatatttttgGAACTAATGTCTGCCACCAGTAAGCGGCAAGACTTTGcatcgcaaatgatatcacacacgcaCACTCGCCACAGCCCTGCACTGAGCAGTCATATGCTTCACTGCACACACTATTTTGCATACAATAGCTCCATTTAAGCAGGCCAAACAAACAACCTCACAGTTCAGTTCAGATGTTTTAATTTGGGCCCAGGAGGAATCTGTGAGTGGGACTGCTGTCTGCTCTCTTGGCCTTCTGTGCCTTGTTCCTGAGAGGAAGTGGAGGCAGtgcaaaaaatgaataaaacaacaaaTGACCCAGAATATCAAGATACAATTCACcaatttattattatgatatgtgtatttattgtagataatgggtttttaCAATAACATAGCTCCCTGGCTAAATATTTCCGATTGTGTGACTAAATTTTGCAAAGGTTTTTTACAAAATGCCATTTCCCAAATCTTAGGAGTGCTTTTGAATCTGCCCAATAGCTCTTGGAAATGACCCAGAATCACTTGAGCCACATGTGCAAACCCATAGAATGCACGTATGAACGTTGTCTCTGtgcctttacaaagataataatcaTAGAAACATGTAATTAACAAAAAACGTATTATTGTGGTTGTATACAGTGTTCGATTTACAATTTTGACCTGTTTATAATGATATTCTACTTTTGTTTGGTCTAAAGGAGGACATCTAGAGGTCAGTATGAGCAATTGCAATGCTctgaaattagacttagacttagacttccttttattgtcattcaaatttgaactttacagtacagataagaacgacatttcgttgcattagctcattgtagtgcaggataaaagagcaataaggtgcagatataaataaatagattactgtacagatagatgtattgcacttttgcatatgcatccacgtttacggatgtatgttatattgtctttatattagtGATGTCATGGCTGGATTTCTTcattttagtcaaagatcatctgtatgacaggaacactgctgttttcaaGGACCAAGTGCAAAAATactatagtcaaagatcttctatatgtcaGGTTTTTTTTAAGGATCTAGTCAAaccaaactagtcaaagatcatcgatATGACAGAGGCAGAAACACTGATGTTTTCAATGACCGAGTgcaacaatagtcaaagattatCTATATCAAAGTAAAGTTCTACTTTTTAAAGGATCTAGTGTAAAAATACTATAGTATACAtatagtcaaagatcgtctatatcagtggttctcaaccttttttcagtgatgtaccccctgtgaaaatgtttttaattcaagtaccccctaatcagagcaaagcatttttggttgaaaaaagagataaagaagcaaaatacagcactatgtcatcagtttctgatttattaaattgtataatagtgcaaaatattgttcatttgtagtggtctttcttgaactatttggaaaaaaagatataaaaattactaaaaacttgttgaaaaataaacaagtgattcaattataaataaagatttttacacatagaagtaatatcAACtttaagtgccctctttggggattgtaattgaGATCCATctttggattcatgaacttaattctaaacatttcttcacaaaaaaagaaatctttaacatcaatatttatggaacatgtccacaaaaaatctagctgtcaacactgaatattgcattgttgcattgtattgaatggaatagcctacttgatttgatgttcagtttatgaacttacattcatattttgttgaagtattattcaataaatatatttataaaggatatttaaattgttgctatttttagaatattttttaaaaatctcacgtaccccttggcagaCCTTCAagaacccccaggggtacgcgtacccctatttgagaaccactggtctatatgaCAGCAACACTGCTTTGGTCAAGAACGTAGTGCAAAAATagtcgtcaaagatcatctatatgacaagagcactgCTATTTTGAAGGATATATTGATAAAATAGTAGACAGATCCTCTATGTGCCAGGAATCCTCTGCTTTTCAAAGGATCTAGTacccggttggtagagcggccatgccagcaacctaagggttcctagttcgatcccctggcttacgccatcctagtcacgtccgttgtgtccttgagcaagacacttcaccattgctcctgatggatcgtgtttagggccttgcatggcagctcccgccatcagtgtgtgaatgggtgaatgtggaaatagtgtcaaagcgctttgagtaccttgaagggctatacaagtataacccatttaccattttatataacaatactagtcaaagatcctctatatgacagaaattCTCTGTTTTTTTAAAGGATCTAGTGCATAAAAAATACCATTGTCAGAGATCCTCTGTATAACaagaacactgctgttttaaaggatctagtgcaaaaatactagtcaaagatcatctatatgacaggaacactccTGTTTTCAAGGACCTAGTGCAACAATACTagtcaaatgtcatttatatgacAGAAATGCTCTACTTTTTAAAGGATCTAGTGCAAACATACTATTGTCACATATCCTCTGTATAACAAGAACACTGTTATTTTAAAGGATCTAGTGCAAaaacgctaatcaaagatcctctatatcagtgtttcttaaccataggcccGAGGCCCATTGTTAGGCCGCAAGCGCCCCCgacagggccgccaaaaaatatctctttctcagctgtggtccgtatgggccgcagtggtactcGGTTGTATTACACTTTTTCACTACTTCTGGCAgtcatgacaatatcaaacaataaGAAGAAGtccggagctaaagtcatagagaagtttccatccccatccatccattttctaccgcttattcccttttggggtcgcggggggcgctggagcctatctcagctacaatcgggcggaaggcggggtacaccctggacaagtcgccacctcatcgcagggccaacacagatagacagacaacattcacacactagggccaatttagtgttgccaatcaacctatccccaggtgcatgtctttggaagtgggaggaagccagagtacccggagggaacccacgcagtcacggggagaacatgcaaactccacacagaaagatcccgagcccgggattgaacccaagactactcaggaccttcgtattgtgaggcagatgcactaacccctctgccaccgtgacgccCAGAAGTTTCTCAAGCGCAGAAATTATAacgaaagtggtgaagctgtatttccaTTTACACTTTCATTTTGTCAAACTGTATGCGGGCTCCATCtgttggtacgccaaagaatcacttaatcaaatattcaaacacagtgttacttttcaaactgtgtgtaatgttaaatatcaaatatacttgttaaaaaaaaaaacctctaccttgattttaataaatacttaggcctactatgtttttgtgttttaatgttggtcattatggtggtacttggagagacaagtgttttctgaggtgtttgAGAACCATTGCCCTAGATGAACCACCTTAGAAAtttggttttgtttaaaaaaaaaaaaatacattattttttttcttaagtaaaagaagcaaacaaaataaatataaagtggccagaatatgaatTCAAATAATAGTAAAATTGGACATTGTTAATTTAAATATGACTATAAATCCGAGTGTAAAGTAAACATTAGCTGATACACACAGGATCATCACCAGTGAAAAATATGAATGATAATaacatataattattattgttatgaataTATAATTATTAGTGCAATTCTTTGGGGTTAAATCCCCCCCTCTTTTAAACTTAGTGACACCTGTGTTTTTAACTGAACACACaacagttatgtgcaatgagatacaaaagtgaaacttgtacataactttctcctatactgccacaaatagatttattaTAGTTTCACCTTTCTTTTATCACCACATCCGGGTTCCAAATGTAGgtagtgtgtgtgaatgcttaaaggagagctttgttgatgttatgacATCTGGGTTAAGTGAAATGTTCCAAGTTAACTGGTTTAAGATAggataaagtctttttttttgtcccacaatggggaaattatgttgttgcagtgcaggttttaacaTACAGGAGCAGAAATAAAacataatgaaaaacaaaaaaatagtaataaatactgCATATTGTGCACTAATATGTATAGATAAAAGatacaattaaaacaaaaaccACTAACAACCATATTGCACACCAAGAAAAAAAGGGCACAGTAATCACAAAAGTGCGTTGTAAAGTCTTATGGCTATGGGTAGAAAAGACCTGAAAGGTAGCGTTCCTTCTTGCACTGTGGATGCAACAGTCTAATGTTGAAGGAGCTACTCAGGGCCTCCACAGTGCCGTGGGATTGGACATTATGGATGTCAATGTGGTCTGCATTCTTCTGTcagccacctcctcaatgctgtctagtgggcagcctaggacagaATCAGCTCTTTTAATCTGACCGTGCTAACCCCAACCCAGCAACATCGCAGAAGCCACCACTTAAAAAATGCGCAGCAGTGACCCGCACACCCCGAAGGACCTCAGTCTCCTCAATAGGTGTAGGCGACTTTGACCCTTCTTGTACACAGCGTTtgaattgtgagtccagtccagtttATTGTTGAGGTGTCTTTAAATAAGTCCACTATTTCTATATCAGATCCCTTGATGTTCACACTCCCTCCACCCAGGTGGAACAAAcaattttacatttttgataGGTGTAGGTAGTTAAACGTTATTAATTTcgattcaagcaaccttattatttAACTTTCAcgtctattttttttatattgacatactgtataggaaatattttttgtttagatctaaaaatgacaaaagaaagaaaAGTTCAAATTCAATATTGAATATTAAAATATAAGCTGCAAAGAACATTGCACACAAATATAAACACATTTTCTAACTAAAGATATTTTGGCATATTACATAATGTTTCACCCAAGACAATTATacaggggcggcgtggcgcagtggaagagtggccgtgcgcgacccgagggtccctggttcaatccccacctagtaccaacctcgtcatgtccgttgtgtcctgagcaagacgcttcacccttgctcctgatgggtgctggttagcgccttgcatggcagctccctccattggtgtgtgaatgggtaaatgtggaagtagtgtcaaagcgctttgagtaccttgaaggtagaaaagcgctatacaagtacaacccatttatcatttattatcatttatacatTGCTACAGTAAATTGCAACtttattttttcctgactttTAGCAAGACCATGACTGTTACATTAGTTACATTAAAAACATCACATGTTTTCTGTTGCACATTTCAACATTAGTGAAAAAGTGGCGGAAGAAGCATAACTGATTTCCACTGTTAGAAAGCCACTAGTGAAAGAAAAGCACATCACCAAAATCctattgcaaaaaatatatttctaatGTTGCCTGTTTGTGTCTGAATAGTACTTGTTCATACATTGGTAACATCTATCTCTTTTCTAGAATGAATAACGTTGCACGAGGAAAAATTGGAAATCACGAAAATGTTTAGTTATGATTGAATTAGATTTTTAATACTGAATTATATACTTTCAGGTGCATCTCAAATGAATGTTGTgcagaagttattttattttatgacttTGGTTTAAACTATGAAACCAATTAAAGGCTCTGGGAGTTTCTACCGTTTATTTTTTGATTAGAGCACAAACCAGTTTTATTACAAAATTGAAGTGTTTGACCATTTTTGTGAGATACTGAATATGGGGGTCATACTAGCAATAAGCTATAATTACCACAATTGTGAAGATTTTAAGAAATATATTCTCTGTTTGTAGTGAACTAATGAACTACAAAAATTAATTGACAGACTGCACCTgtaagttaatttttttattttactatgaaattagattatttttttaaataactgtttcCTGTTTTAGTTCTACAGTTGTTTCCGGTTTGCTATCAGGTGGCGTTGTATTCGGTAAACCGTTTTGTATTAAATTATGACCAAactgaaaataaatatatgttgtcATACAGACATTTGGTAtaaatttaaaatgtattcgtcAAAAATATAAAAGTGTGAAATGTGATGCCGCTTGCGTTAGTTTGGAGCTGGCTCCACTCCCGGATGGCAGCGGTCCCTTTAAGAAAATCATGGGTGTgtaaagatatattttttttgtgttagtTCTGGGCCTGCCGGTCGCGTTCCATTTAGCGTTTTCTTAGGCTACTTGCCAACATGCGTGGCATTACGATACAAATTACACACTACCGCGAAAATTC carries:
- the LOC133607474 gene encoding gap junction beta-1 protein-like — translated: MNWASFYAVISGVNRHATGIGRIWLSVLFIFRILVLVVAAESVWGDEKSGFTCNTQQPGCNSVCYDHFFPISHIRLWALQLILVSTPALLVAMHVAHRRHVDKRLYTLSGKSNPKDLEQIKTQKMRITGALWWTYVISLLFRVTFEVTFMYIFYMIYPGYKMIRLVKCDSYPCPNTVDCFVSRPTEKTVFTVFMLAVSGVCILLNIAEVVFLLGKACSKQWNKAGDSNMGAWLQHKLILGK